The following proteins are co-located in the Flavobacterium sp. CECT 9288 genome:
- the gldJ gene encoding gliding motility lipoprotein GldJ, whose amino-acid sequence MKANRIMGLQVLLSIMLIVGFSSCSKKSSSKNTSRATGWNMDSKKGASKKKQEAGPGLVFVEGGTFTMGKVEDDVMHDWNNSPTQQHVQSFYMDETEVTNSMYLDYLEWLKSVYPPTEENYKNIYEGASPDTLVWRNRLGYNETMTNNYLRHPSYAEYPVVGVNWIQAVEFSNWRTQRVNEALLEKNGYLKKNAKTNDVSAESNFDTETYLNSPTSAYGGDETIVLKGRNAKKPSKGGKNGTAIEPKNVYAQRSSGILLPEYRLPTEAEWEYAAAADAGQREYNIYKGQKKYPWSGGYTRSGKRQSKGDQLANFKQGNGDYGGIAGWSDDGADITNEVKKYPANDFGLYDMAGNVAEWVQDVYRPIVDNEANDFNYFRGNLYTKNMIGADGKIVIVTKDNIKYDTLSNGKIVARNLPGQITQVPVDEQETYLRQNFDKSNNINYRDGDKQSTRYYDFGDSDDDKAKSERTMYNSPKHNVTTDSLGKMVRKFDKSSKRTTLINDQSRVYKGGSWRDRAYWLDPAQRRYFPQDMATDYIGFRCAMSRVGPKADKKRSVRNK is encoded by the coding sequence ATGAAAGCAAACAGAATTATGGGCCTACAAGTGTTACTCTCAATCATGTTGATTGTGGGTTTCTCTAGTTGTAGTAAAAAATCCAGCTCTAAAAACACATCAAGAGCAACCGGTTGGAACATGGATAGCAAGAAAGGAGCCAGTAAAAAGAAGCAAGAAGCTGGACCAGGATTGGTTTTTGTTGAAGGAGGTACATTTACCATGGGTAAAGTTGAAGATGACGTTATGCACGACTGGAACAACTCACCTACTCAACAACACGTTCAATCCTTTTACATGGACGAAACCGAAGTTACAAACTCTATGTATCTTGATTACTTAGAGTGGTTAAAAAGTGTATACCCTCCAACGGAAGAGAATTACAAAAACATATACGAAGGTGCTTCCCCTGACACATTAGTATGGAGAAATAGATTAGGTTACAATGAGACCATGACCAATAACTACTTGAGACACCCATCATATGCTGAGTATCCAGTTGTTGGTGTAAATTGGATTCAAGCGGTAGAATTTAGCAACTGGAGAACACAACGTGTTAACGAAGCATTGTTAGAGAAAAATGGCTATTTGAAGAAAAATGCCAAAACAAATGACGTATCAGCCGAAAGTAATTTTGACACTGAAACTTATTTGAACTCTCCAACATCTGCATACGGAGGAGACGAGACAATTGTTCTTAAAGGTAGAAATGCTAAAAAACCATCAAAAGGTGGTAAAAATGGTACGGCTATTGAACCAAAAAATGTTTACGCACAAAGATCATCCGGTATTTTACTACCAGAATATAGATTACCAACTGAAGCAGAATGGGAATATGCTGCTGCAGCAGATGCTGGACAAAGAGAATACAACATCTACAAAGGTCAAAAGAAATACCCATGGTCTGGAGGTTACACCCGTTCAGGAAAAAGACAATCAAAAGGTGATCAACTTGCTAATTTCAAACAAGGTAATGGAGATTACGGTGGAATTGCAGGATGGTCAGATGATGGTGCAGACATCACAAATGAGGTAAAAAAGTACCCAGCAAATGATTTTGGTTTATATGATATGGCTGGAAACGTTGCTGAATGGGTACAAGATGTTTACAGACCTATAGTAGATAATGAAGCAAATGATTTTAACTACTTTAGAGGTAACTTATATACCAAAAATATGATTGGTGCCGATGGTAAAATAGTTATTGTAACGAAAGACAATATCAAATATGACACCCTGAGTAATGGTAAAATTGTAGCGAGAAATTTACCAGGTCAAATTACACAAGTTCCTGTAGATGAGCAAGAAACTTATTTGAGACAAAACTTTGATAAAAGCAACAACATCAACTACAGAGATGGAGATAAGCAGTCTACAAGATATTATGATTTTGGAGACTCAGATGATGACAAAGCAAAATCAGAAAGAACAATGTACAATTCTCCTAAACACAATGTAACTACTGACAGTTTAGGTAAAATGGTTCGTAAATTTGATAAATCTAGCAAAAGAACTACTTTAATTAATGATCAATCTAGAGTATATAAAGGTGGTTCTTGGAGAGATAGAGCATATTGGTTAGACCCAGCTCAAAGACGTTATTTCCCACAAGATATGGCTACTGATTATATCGGATTTAGATGTGCTATGTCAAGGGTTGGACCAAAAGCAGATAAGAAAAGATCTGTTAGAAATAAATAA
- the porU gene encoding type IX secretion system sortase PorU, whose amino-acid sequence MRKLILFFLAFIPAVSFSQIKGEIKLNWFEKKEMYYGTNQIVIPYFSGDEFHYDDSSQSIKAHYIVPSYRGFQDGDLQVNSIVYESIDKELLGDLNLNNLPTKADFNLVLSTARDLVTGQIIFSPIIKDDFGFKKIISFNYSIIASTSLSERSFKTSAGISNSLLATGNWYKFYIEKSGVYKLSKRFLEQLGIDFKNVDARKIKIFGNGGRMLPLSNNIAYPNDLIENTIQVIGENDGTFDDLDYVLFYGEGTDTWNEESRTNINLYDSKSYYYVNIQGENGKRIIPLVQPTANPTLLLNTFDDYQFYEKDITNIGKLGRQWFGESFEIKNEQEFDFNFPNVDASVPIKIMLNAASAAFTATSFSVTSNGSALAALTFPALSNTSSTEFFVSNLPNNTTINGSENVKIKLNYNNNGVPGSKGFLDQIRLIAKRKLQGYGKQFRFQYDAGNAANGVVNYTVSNAVGISQIWDVTDIYNVKTVVNSNQNTIDFKANLGEIRKYVALVDTDFFTPLKDAQTRVSNQNLKGTLFLNRSGNFQDIDYVIISPTVLVPQAETLANFHRTNSGLNVKVIPLELIYNEFSSGKQDIAAIRNCIKYIYQNASSADKRLKYVNLFGDSSYDYKSRIPNNTNVVPIYHALNSSSSGESSYASDDFYGLMDANEGNITSSFGGIDIAVGRMLVNDAKQANEMINKVLEYHNSESFGSWRNNFVLISDDSDVLSDANLQNKQNNLANTIATEKPFFNVNKILLDSYIQEAAAGGARYPKARTDFFNAFEKGALVFNYLGHGGEDGLSVERIWEKSDGQNLSNQFKYPLFITITCEFSRFDNPSRPTAGEFTYWNPKGGAIAMITTIRSIGQFSAETFNDTFTRNLLSYGSNQYTSIAEALRISKNSNPNSATNVVFYIGDPALMLAIPRPKIRLTKVNDVPVSQAIEDFKSLSKIKITGEVSDENNNIISNYNGEVTSMIFDKMLNRTTLNNDGNSPPINFNVLGETIFRGSASVVNGQFEYSFIVPRDIRIPLANGRISFYAKKKDALQNENGFDSNIKIGGINENAPLDTTSPRVQLHMNDENFVSGGNTNESPFLLAKLSDESGINTASGIGHDIVAVLDGDVNNPFILNDYYQADLDDFTNGTLRFPLRNLAPGLHTISFKAWDVYNNPITAEIQFVVVGNDTLTLSNVLNYPNPFVNYTEFWFTHNKPFEPLEVQVQVMTVTGKIVWTKNQIITTDGFLSKELTWNGRDDFGDKLGKGVYVYKLTVKSNATNKKAEKFEKLVIL is encoded by the coding sequence ATGAGAAAATTAATTTTGTTTTTTTTGGCCTTCATTCCTGCAGTCAGTTTTTCACAAATTAAGGGTGAAATAAAATTGAATTGGTTTGAAAAAAAAGAGATGTATTATGGCACAAATCAAATAGTGATTCCCTATTTTTCTGGTGATGAGTTTCATTATGATGATTCTAGTCAATCTATAAAGGCGCATTATATAGTGCCTAGTTATAGAGGTTTTCAAGATGGTGACTTGCAAGTTAATTCTATTGTTTATGAATCCATAGATAAAGAACTCTTGGGAGATTTAAATCTTAATAATTTACCAACTAAAGCTGATTTTAATCTTGTTCTTTCAACTGCAAGAGATTTAGTAACTGGTCAAATTATTTTTTCACCTATAATTAAAGATGATTTTGGATTTAAGAAAATTATTTCTTTTAATTATTCTATAATTGCTAGCACCTCTTTATCCGAGCGTAGTTTTAAAACTTCAGCAGGGATCTCTAATTCTTTATTGGCTACAGGGAATTGGTATAAATTTTATATTGAAAAATCGGGAGTATATAAATTGTCAAAAAGGTTTTTAGAGCAACTTGGTATTGATTTTAAAAATGTTGACGCTAGGAAAATTAAAATATTCGGAAATGGCGGTAGGATGTTACCTCTTAGTAATAACATTGCATACCCAAATGATTTAATAGAAAATACCATCCAAGTTATTGGAGAAAATGATGGCACGTTTGATGACTTGGACTATGTACTTTTTTATGGTGAAGGAACAGATACATGGAACGAAGAAAGTCGGACCAATATTAATTTATATGATTCCAAATCCTATTATTACGTCAATATTCAAGGTGAAAATGGTAAAAGAATTATTCCCTTGGTACAACCTACAGCAAATCCTACATTATTATTAAATACATTTGATGATTACCAATTCTATGAAAAGGATATAACAAACATTGGTAAATTGGGCAGGCAATGGTTTGGGGAGTCATTTGAAATTAAAAACGAGCAAGAATTCGATTTTAACTTCCCAAATGTTGATGCCTCAGTTCCTATAAAAATAATGCTGAATGCAGCATCGGCTGCGTTTACAGCAACTTCATTTAGTGTGACTTCAAATGGAAGTGCTCTTGCAGCACTTACTTTTCCTGCGCTTAGTAATACATCAAGTACGGAGTTTTTCGTTAGTAATTTACCTAATAACACCACAATAAATGGTTCTGAAAATGTTAAAATAAAACTCAATTATAATAACAATGGTGTTCCTGGTTCTAAAGGTTTTTTGGATCAAATTCGACTTATAGCAAAAAGGAAACTTCAGGGGTACGGGAAGCAATTCCGATTTCAATACGATGCCGGTAACGCCGCCAATGGAGTTGTGAACTACACGGTTTCTAATGCAGTCGGTATTTCGCAGATTTGGGATGTAACGGATATTTATAATGTCAAAACGGTTGTGAATTCCAATCAAAATACGATTGATTTTAAAGCCAATTTAGGTGAAATTAGAAAATATGTTGCGCTTGTAGATACCGATTTTTTTACGCCATTGAAAGATGCTCAAACGCGAGTTTCTAATCAAAATTTAAAAGGAACGCTTTTTTTAAACAGATCAGGGAATTTTCAAGATATAGATTATGTAATTATTTCGCCAACTGTACTCGTGCCGCAAGCAGAGACATTGGCTAATTTTCATCGCACTAATTCGGGCTTAAATGTAAAAGTAATTCCGCTGGAGTTAATTTATAACGAGTTTTCGTCCGGAAAGCAAGACATTGCGGCTATTAGAAATTGCATTAAATATATTTATCAGAATGCCTCAAGCGCCGACAAAAGGCTTAAATATGTTAATCTTTTTGGAGATTCTTCGTATGACTACAAAAGTAGAATCCCAAACAATACTAATGTAGTACCTATATATCATGCTTTAAATAGCAGTAGTTCTGGAGAATCTTCTTATGCGTCGGATGATTTTTACGGCTTGATGGATGCTAACGAAGGTAATATTACTTCTTCTTTTGGAGGTATTGATATTGCTGTGGGAAGAATGCTTGTTAACGATGCTAAACAGGCAAATGAAATGATTAATAAAGTTTTGGAATATCATAACTCAGAATCCTTTGGTAGCTGGCGAAATAATTTCGTACTCATTTCAGATGATTCAGATGTGTTATCCGATGCCAATTTGCAAAACAAACAAAACAATCTTGCGAATACTATAGCTACTGAGAAACCTTTTTTTAATGTCAATAAAATTCTTTTGGATTCATATATTCAAGAGGCAGCTGCAGGCGGTGCTCGATATCCAAAAGCTAGAACAGATTTTTTTAACGCTTTTGAAAAAGGAGCGTTAGTTTTTAATTACTTAGGTCATGGTGGCGAGGACGGATTATCAGTTGAGCGTATTTGGGAAAAATCAGATGGTCAAAATTTAAGTAATCAATTCAAATATCCTTTATTCATAACTATCACTTGTGAGTTTTCAAGATTTGACAACCCTTCGCGGCCTACTGCCGGGGAATTTACGTATTGGAATCCAAAAGGAGGTGCGATAGCTATGATTACCACCATAAGATCTATTGGGCAGTTTAGTGCTGAAACATTTAATGACACTTTTACAAGAAATTTGCTTTCTTACGGTTCTAATCAATACACATCTATAGCTGAGGCTCTTAGGATTTCGAAAAATAGTAATCCTAACTCGGCAACAAATGTTGTTTTTTACATTGGTGACCCTGCTTTAATGCTGGCTATTCCTCGGCCTAAAATTAGATTGACAAAAGTTAATGATGTTCCTGTAAGTCAGGCGATAGAAGATTTTAAGTCTTTGTCAAAAATAAAAATTACCGGTGAAGTTAGTGATGAAAATAACAATATTATTTCAAATTACAATGGTGAAGTTACCTCGATGATTTTTGATAAAATGCTCAACAGAACAACGCTTAATAATGACGGCAATAGTCCGCCAATTAACTTTAATGTATTGGGCGAAACTATTTTTCGCGGAAGCGCTAGTGTTGTAAACGGTCAGTTTGAATACAGTTTTATTGTGCCTAGAGATATTAGAATACCACTTGCAAACGGAAGAATTAGTTTTTATGCAAAAAAGAAAGACGCTTTACAAAACGAAAATGGTTTTGATAGCAACATTAAAATAGGAGGGATTAATGAAAATGCGCCACTTGATACAACAAGTCCTAGAGTACAGTTGCATATGAACGATGAAAATTTTGTGTCTGGTGGAAATACGAATGAATCTCCTTTTTTACTTGCAAAATTAAGTGATGAAAGCGGAATCAACACGGCAAGCGGAATAGGTCATGATATAGTTGCTGTTTTAGATGGTGATGTAAACAATCCTTTTATATTAAACGATTATTACCAAGCTGATTTAGATGACTTTACAAATGGAACATTAAGGTTTCCGTTGCGTAATTTAGCTCCGGGTTTACACACCATAAGTTTTAAAGCATGGGATGTGTACAACAACCCAATCACTGCCGAAATCCAGTTTGTGGTAGTAGGTAATGACACGCTTACTTTGAGTAATGTACTTAACTATCCTAACCCATTTGTGAATTATACTGAGTTTTGGTTTACACATAACAAGCCATTTGAACCGCTAGAGGTTCAAGTTCAAGTGATGACAGTGACTGGAAAAATTGTTTGGACAAAAAATCAAATTATAACAACGGACGGTTTCTTATCAAAAGAACTCACTTGGAATGGAAGAGATGATTTTGGCGATAAGCTAGGAAAAGGAGTTTATGTGTACAAACTAACTGTAAAATCGAATGCGACTAATAAAAAAGCAGAAAAATTCGAAAAACTTGTAATACTTTAA
- the porV gene encoding type IX secretion system outer membrane channel protein PorV, producing MKNIIPILALLFCMNITSAQDRTINPGVPFLLVAADARAAGMADMGVATSADAFSQQWNPAKYAFSKDAQGFSVSYTPYLTDLVNDISLGQLTYYNKLNEKSAFAGSIRYFGLGEIELRETGDPNEAARVVSPNEFAVDLSYSLKLSEKFSMAVGGRFINSNLKVASDANDATAASTFAVDVAGFFQSEEIAYSDFNGRWRAGFNFQNLGPKISYDNDDINNNFIPANLKLGTGFDFILDDFNKVALNVEFNKLLVPTFQKNDLNGDGLTTPEEANQNLENYRSIGWTSGIFKSFGDAPDGISEELKEVTYAVGAEYLYQDSFAMRMGYFHESPQKGARQFFSLGAGFKYTTIKVDVSYLFSASKVRNPLENTLRFSLTFNFGDQYDEY from the coding sequence ATGAAAAACATAATACCAATTCTTGCATTGCTTTTTTGCATGAACATCACATCCGCACAAGACAGAACAATAAATCCAGGTGTACCATTTTTATTGGTCGCTGCTGATGCTAGAGCAGCTGGTATGGCTGATATGGGAGTAGCGACATCTGCTGATGCTTTCTCGCAACAATGGAATCCTGCAAAGTATGCATTTTCTAAAGATGCTCAGGGATTCTCGGTAAGTTATACACCTTATTTAACTGATTTGGTAAATGATATTTCCTTAGGTCAGTTAACGTATTATAACAAACTAAACGAAAAAAGTGCGTTTGCTGGAAGCATTCGTTATTTTGGTCTTGGCGAAATTGAATTACGTGAAACTGGAGATCCTAATGAGGCTGCTCGTGTAGTTTCGCCAAATGAATTTGCAGTGGACTTATCGTACTCCTTAAAATTGAGTGAGAAATTTTCGATGGCTGTAGGAGGACGATTTATCAATTCTAACCTAAAGGTAGCTTCGGATGCTAATGATGCAACCGCTGCAAGTACCTTTGCGGTAGATGTAGCAGGGTTTTTTCAATCAGAAGAAATTGCCTATTCTGATTTTAACGGACGATGGAGAGCTGGATTTAATTTTCAGAATTTAGGTCCAAAAATTAGTTATGATAACGATGATATTAATAATAATTTTATCCCCGCTAATCTAAAGTTAGGTACTGGATTTGATTTTATATTGGACGATTTTAATAAAGTAGCACTTAACGTGGAGTTCAATAAATTGCTAGTTCCTACTTTTCAAAAAAACGACTTGAATGGTGATGGACTGACTACACCTGAGGAAGCCAATCAAAATTTAGAAAATTATAGATCCATAGGATGGACTTCGGGAATTTTTAAATCATTTGGTGATGCGCCAGATGGAATCAGTGAAGAGTTAAAAGAAGTGACCTATGCCGTGGGTGCAGAGTATTTATATCAAGATTCATTTGCCATGCGAATGGGATATTTTCATGAAAGTCCACAAAAAGGTGCTCGACAATTTTTTTCATTAGGAGCAGGATTTAAGTACACTACAATCAAAGTAGATGTCTCTTATTTATTTTCGGCATCCAAGGTTAGGAACCCACTAGAAAACACATTACGATTCTCCTTGACATTTAATTTTGGAGATCAATACGATGAATATTAA
- the cdd gene encoding cytidine deaminase, translating into MKEIIISTQFTVFEAAQDMPTDVQDLMQQAVEVRKNAYAPYSKFRVGVAILLDNGEVIVGSNQENAAYPSGLCAERVAIFYAGAKYPDAKVLKMVITAASDTNQTTAPIPPCGSCRQSIAEYEIKQEMPIEIYFMGEIGLVYKSDSLKNLLPFMFDKKFL; encoded by the coding sequence ATGAAAGAGATAATAATTTCAACACAATTTACCGTTTTCGAAGCTGCGCAAGATATGCCAACGGATGTTCAAGATTTAATGCAACAGGCCGTAGAGGTTCGGAAAAATGCTTATGCACCCTATTCAAAATTTAGAGTTGGAGTAGCAATTTTATTAGATAATGGAGAGGTGATTGTAGGTTCGAATCAAGAAAATGCAGCTTATCCATCAGGATTGTGTGCTGAGCGTGTAGCTATTTTTTATGCTGGTGCAAAGTATCCCGATGCTAAAGTTTTAAAAATGGTAATAACAGCAGCTTCAGATACCAATCAAACTACTGCACCAATTCCGCCTTGTGGATCTTGCAGGCAATCAATTGCAGAATATGAAATCAAACAAGAAATGCCTATAGAAATTTATTTTATGGGTGAAATAGGTTTGGTTTACAAATCAGACTCCTTGAAAAATTTATTGCCATTTATGTTCGATAAAAAATTCCTTTAA
- the pdhA gene encoding pyruvate dehydrogenase (acetyl-transferring) E1 component subunit alpha, translating into MKEVTKEVYVKWYEDMLFWRKFEDKLAALYIQQKVRGFLHLYNGQEAVLAGALHAMDLTKDKMITAYRNHVQPIGMGVDPKRVMAELLGKVTGTSKGMGGSMHIFSKEHRFYGGHGIVGGQIPVGAGLAFADKYFNTGGVTMTYFGDGAARQGSLHEAFNMAMLWKLPVVFIVENNGYAMGTSVERTANHTDIWKLGLGYEMPCGPVDGMNPVKVAEAMTEAIDRARRGDGPTFLEMKTYRYRGHSMSDAQLYRSKEEVEEYKKIDPITQVLDVIKDQNYATSEEIEAIDQRVKDLVEECATFAEESDYPPIQQLYDVVYEQENYPFIPHKL; encoded by the coding sequence ATGAAAGAAGTTACAAAAGAAGTATATGTAAAATGGTATGAAGACATGCTATTTTGGAGAAAGTTTGAGGATAAACTAGCGGCATTATACATTCAACAAAAAGTTAGAGGTTTTTTACATTTATACAATGGTCAAGAAGCAGTATTAGCAGGAGCGCTTCACGCTATGGATTTGACTAAAGACAAAATGATTACCGCTTATAGAAATCACGTACAGCCAATAGGTATGGGTGTAGATCCTAAGCGTGTAATGGCAGAATTACTTGGCAAAGTGACGGGTACTTCAAAGGGAATGGGTGGATCTATGCACATTTTCTCAAAAGAACACCGTTTTTATGGAGGTCACGGTATTGTAGGAGGTCAAATTCCAGTAGGTGCTGGTTTAGCATTTGCAGATAAATATTTTAATACTGGCGGTGTTACGATGACCTATTTTGGGGATGGAGCAGCACGTCAAGGTTCTTTACACGAAGCTTTTAATATGGCTATGTTATGGAAATTACCTGTAGTTTTTATTGTTGAAAACAATGGATACGCTATGGGGACATCTGTAGAAAGAACAGCAAATCATACTGATATCTGGAAACTAGGTTTGGGATATGAAATGCCATGCGGACCTGTAGACGGAATGAATCCAGTAAAAGTTGCTGAAGCAATGACAGAAGCAATTGATAGAGCACGTCGCGGAGATGGACCAACGTTCTTAGAAATGAAAACATACCGTTATAGAGGTCACTCTATGTCGGATGCACAATTATACCGTTCTAAAGAAGAAGTTGAAGAATACAAAAAAATAGATCCAATTACACAAGTTTTAGATGTAATTAAAGATCAAAACTACGCTACAAGCGAAGAAATAGAAGCTATAGATCAAAGAGTTAAAGATTTGGTTGAAGAGTGTGCTACATTTGCCGAAGAGTCTGATTACCCACCAATTCAACAATTGTACGACGTAGTCTACGAACAAGAAAACTATCCTTTTATACCTCATAAACTATAA
- a CDS encoding pyruvate dehydrogenase complex dihydrolipoamide acetyltransferase: MATIITMPRLSDTMTEGTVATWLKKVGDKVSEGDILAEIETDKATMEFESFNEGTLLHIGIPAGETAAVDSLLAIIGKEGEDISALLAGKTAEATPVADEAKPASEAAAVPETTKESSAVAASLPKGVVVITMPRLSDTMTEGTVATWLKKVGDTVAEGDILAEIETDKATMEFESFNAGTLLYVGIEEGNTAPVDSLLAIIGPAGTDVAGIATIYKAGGATTAAPVADVKEEVATTTAATEPVAQEAAADGQRILASPLAKKIASDKGIQLNQVKGSGENGRIVKSDIENFTPAVAKPTADAPAAKTETAQAPAAPAAPKVFVPTGETLTEEIKNSQMRKIIAKRLAESLFTAPHYNLVIEVAMDDAMASRAVINTVPDTKVSFNDMVIKACAMALKKHPKINSQWKEDAITINHHVNIGVAVAVEDGLVVPVLKFTDAMSLSQIGGSVRDLAGRAKNKKLLPAEMEGSTFTVSNLGMFGIVEFNSIINQPNSAILSVGAIVEKPVVKNGQIVVGNTMMLSLACDHRTIDGATGAQFLQTLKQYIENPVTMLA, encoded by the coding sequence ATGGCAACAATTATTACAATGCCTCGTTTGAGCGATACGATGACGGAAGGAACGGTAGCGACTTGGCTAAAAAAAGTAGGTGATAAAGTAAGCGAAGGAGATATTCTTGCCGAAATTGAAACCGATAAAGCAACAATGGAATTTGAGTCTTTTAACGAAGGAACTCTTTTGCATATAGGTATACCTGCTGGTGAAACAGCAGCAGTAGATTCATTATTAGCCATCATAGGAAAAGAAGGCGAAGATATTTCAGCATTACTTGCAGGAAAAACAGCAGAGGCAACTCCAGTTGCAGACGAAGCAAAACCTGCTTCAGAAGCGGCGGCTGTTCCAGAAACTACTAAAGAGTCATCTGCAGTAGCGGCTTCTTTACCAAAAGGAGTAGTGGTAATAACAATGCCTCGTTTAAGTGATACAATGACCGAAGGAACTGTTGCAACCTGGTTGAAAAAAGTTGGAGATACAGTTGCCGAAGGTGATATTCTTGCTGAAATTGAAACAGATAAAGCAACAATGGAGTTTGAGTCTTTCAATGCGGGTACATTATTATACGTAGGTATTGAAGAAGGAAACACAGCTCCGGTTGACAGTCTTTTAGCAATTATTGGTCCCGCAGGAACCGATGTTGCTGGAATTGCTACAATTTATAAAGCAGGCGGAGCAACTACAGCTGCTCCTGTTGCAGATGTTAAAGAAGAAGTTGCAACAACAACGGCAGCGACTGAGCCAGTTGCTCAAGAAGCTGCAGCTGATGGACAACGCATTTTGGCTTCGCCATTAGCAAAGAAAATAGCAAGTGATAAGGGAATTCAGTTGAATCAAGTTAAAGGTTCTGGTGAAAATGGTAGAATCGTAAAAAGCGATATCGAAAACTTTACACCAGCTGTTGCTAAACCAACCGCTGATGCACCAGCTGCTAAAACTGAAACTGCTCAGGCACCTGCTGCACCTGCTGCACCAAAGGTATTTGTTCCTACAGGAGAAACACTTACAGAGGAAATTAAGAATTCTCAAATGCGCAAGATTATTGCAAAACGATTGGCTGAATCTTTATTTACTGCTCCGCATTACAACTTAGTAATCGAAGTAGCTATGGATGATGCAATGGCTTCAAGAGCAGTGATTAACACAGTGCCTGATACAAAAGTGTCTTTTAACGATATGGTAATTAAAGCTTGTGCAATGGCTTTGAAAAAGCATCCAAAAATAAATTCACAATGGAAAGAGGATGCTATTACAATCAATCACCATGTAAATATTGGAGTTGCTGTAGCAGTTGAGGATGGTCTGGTAGTTCCTGTATTGAAATTTACAGATGCTATGAGTTTGTCTCAAATTGGAGGTAGTGTAAGAGATCTTGCTGGCAGAGCAAAAAACAAAAAGCTATTACCCGCAGAAATGGAAGGAAGTACTTTTACAGTTTCTAATTTAGGAATGTTTGGTATTGTTGAATTCAATTCAATTATCAATCAGCCTAATTCTGCAATCCTATCTGTAGGAGCAATTGTAGAGAAACCGGTTGTTAAAAACGGACAAATTGTAGTAGGAAACACCATGATGTTATCTCTTGCGTGTGATCACCGTACCATCGATGGAGCAACTGGAGCACAGTTCTTGCAAACCTTAAAACAATACATTGAAAATCCAGTGACCATGCTTGCATAA
- a CDS encoding RidA family protein, which translates to MIQKEYIDPSEGFSQTVLVKTGDFKTLYISGQIGIGDTLEAQVIATFQNLEQQLRKCNATFKDVVKMNTYIVNFNPETDLPIFRKIRNEFLGNENYPASTLVGVSVLGNRDWLIEIEAIAVIE; encoded by the coding sequence ATGATTCAAAAAGAATACATTGATCCCAGTGAAGGTTTTTCGCAAACAGTACTGGTAAAAACGGGTGATTTCAAAACTCTTTATATTTCAGGGCAAATTGGCATTGGGGATACACTAGAAGCCCAAGTAATTGCTACTTTTCAAAACCTTGAACAGCAATTGCGAAAATGCAATGCTACATTTAAGGATGTGGTTAAAATGAATACCTATATCGTAAATTTTAATCCAGAAACCGATTTACCGATTTTTAGAAAAATTAGAAATGAATTTTTAGGAAATGAGAATTATCCAGCAAGTACTCTTGTTGGCGTCTCTGTATTGGGTAATAGAGATTGGCTCATTGAAATTGAAGCGATCGCTGTTATTGAATAA